A section of the Oryzias melastigma strain HK-1 linkage group LG2, ASM292280v2, whole genome shotgun sequence genome encodes:
- the LOC112145318 gene encoding NLR family CARD domain-containing protein 3-like, with translation MDVERAREIFNLLIRPPHLPRRRFRRGRRADTLNSVPMLAAFAVHGEGLKEAVNAVTSSPSPLPVHRPPRLDSWSTRSPAAVCRHQVQSSQREKFQCVFEGIAKEGNTALLNEIYTELYITEGGTGELNEEHEVRQIEAASRKADRAETSIRQEELFQLPAGRQEPIRTVMTKGVAGIGKTVLTQKFTLDWAEGKANQNIHFIFPFTFRELNVLKEEKFSLVELVHHFFPETKEAGICSFEDFQVIFIFDGLDECRLPLDFNKTQILTDPRKSTSVGDLLTNLIRGNLLPSARLWITTRPAAANQIPTGYVDMVTEVRGFSDPQKEEYFRKRFRDEEQARRIISHIKRSRSLHIMCHIPVFCWITTTVLEDLLKGREGGELPKSLTEMYIHFLVVQAKVKKIKYDGGAETDPHWSPESRKMMESLGKLAFEQLQKGNLIFYESDLTECGIDIRAASVYSGVFTQIFREERGLYQDKVFSFIHLSVQEFLAALHVHLTFITSGVNLMEEQQKKSKLFKVKQSTLTQFYKSAMKKALQNPNGHLDLFLRFLLGLSLQTNQNLLRGLLTQTGSSSQTNQKTVQYIKKKISEDLSAEKSINLFHCLNELNDGSLVEEIQQFLSSGRLSTDKLSHAQWSALVFILLSSGEDQEKFDLKKYSASEEALLRLLPVIKASNKAILSGCNLSERSCAALSSVLSSHSSRLRDLDLSNNNLQDSGVKQLSAGLESPHCELETLSLSGCLITEEGCASLASALKSNPSHLRELDLSYNHPGEAGIKLLSAALEDPHWRLDTLRAEPDGVQWLTPGLRKYSCRLTIDTNTVNRNLKLSDNNRKVTFEKELQSYPDHPDRFDHRYQLLCRDGLTGRCYWEVEWRGQVTISVSYRGIRREGVRSDCFFGENNQSWSLFYSDSDGFYVWHDDKKTQIFPSSSSSSSSHRVAVYVDCPGGVLSFFRVSNDSLIHLHTFNTTFTEPLYPGFGLWSDSSMVLC, from the exons ATGGACGTAGAACGTGCCAGGGAGATCTTTAACCTGCTCATCCGACCACCCCACTTGCCACGCCGGCGTTTCCGCCGGGGAAGGAGAGCCGacaccctgaacag CGTTCCGATGCTGGCTGCATTCGCTGTCCATGGTGAAGGGCTCAAAGAAGCGGTGAACGCAGTAACGTCTTCACCCAGTCCTCTCCCTGTGCACCGGCCACCGCGGCTCGATTCCTGGTCCACGA GATctcctgctgcagtttgtcgGCATCAAGTCCAATCTAGCCAGAGGGAGAAgttccagtgtgtgtttgagggaatCGCTAAAGAAGGAAACACAGCCCTTCTGAATGAGATCTACacagagctctacatcacagagggaggaactggagagctgaatgaagaacatgaggtcagacagattgaagcagcatccaggaaagcagacagagcagaaacaagcatcagacaagaagagctctttcaactcccagctggaagacaagaaccaatcagaaccgtgatgacaaagggagtggctggcatcgggaaaacagtcttaacacagaagttcactctggactgggctgaaggcaaagccaaccagaacatccacttcatatttccattcactttcagagagctgaatgtgctgaaagaggagaagttcagcttggtggaacttgttcatcacttcttccctgaaaccaaagaagcaggaatctgcagctttgaagacttccaggtcatcttcatctttgatggtctggatgagtgTCGACTTCCTCTGGACTTTAACAAGACTCAGATCCTAACTGACCCTAGAAAGTCCACCTCAGTGGGTGATCTGCTGACAAACCTCATCAGGGGgaacctgcttccctctgctcgcctctggataaccacacgacctgcagcagccaatcagatccctacTGGATATGTTGACATggtgacagaggtcagagggttcAGTGATCCACAGAAAgaggagtacttcaggaagagattcagagatgaagagcaggccagaaggatcatctcccacatcaagagatcccgaagcctccacatcatgtgccacatcccagtcttctgctggatcactaCTACAGTTCTAGAGGATCTGCTAAAGggcagagagggaggagagctgcccaagagcctgactgagatgtacatccacttcctggtggttcaggccaaagtcaagaagatcaagtatgatggaggagctgagacagatcctcactggagtccagagagcaggaagatgatggagtctctgggaaaactggcttttgagcagctgcagaaaggaaacctgatcttctatgaatccgacctgacagagtgtggcatcgatatcagagcagcctcagtgtactcaggagtgttcacacagatctttagagaggagagaggacTGTACCAGGACAAGGTGTTCTCCTTTatccatctgagtgttcaggagtttctggctgctcttcatgtccACCTGACATTCATCACATCTGGAGTCAACCTTATGGAGgaacagcagaaaaagtcaaagctctttaaagtgaaacaaagcACCTTGACCCAGTTCTACAAAAGTGCTATGAAGAAGGCCTTGCAGAATCCAAACGGACACCTAGACTTgttcctccgcttcctcctgggtctttcaCTGCAGACCAATCAGAATCTGCTACGAGgtctgctgactcagacaggaagtagctcacAGACCAACCAGAAAACAGTCCAGTACATCAAGAAGAAGATCAGTGAGGATctatctgcagagaaaagcatcaacctgttccactgtctgaatgaactgaatgatggttctctagtggaggagatccaacagtTCCTGAGTTCAGGACGTCTCTCCACAGATAAACTGTCTCATGCGCAGTGGTCagctctggtcttcatcttactgtcatcaGGAGAAGATCAGGAAAAATTTGACCTGAAGAAATACTCTGCttcagaggaggctcttctGAGGCTGCTGCCAGTGATCAAAGCCTCCAACAAAGCTAT ACTGAGTGGCTGTAatctgtcagagagaagctgtgcagctctgtcCTCAGTTCTCAGCTCCCATTCCTCAAGACTCAGAGATCTGGACCTGAGTAACaacaacctgcaggattcaggagtgaaaCAGTTGTCAGctggactggagagtccacACTGTGAACTGGAGACTCTAAg TCTGTCAGGTTGTCTGATCACAGAGGAAGGCTGTGCTTCTCTGGcttcagctctgaagtccaaccccTCCCATCTGAGAGAGCTGGACCTGAGCTACAATCATCCAGGAGAGGCTGGAATTAAGCTGCTTTCTGCAGCACTGGAGGATCCACACTGGAGATTGGACACTCTCAG GGCGGAGCCTGATGGAGTCCAGTGGTTGACTCCAGGTCTGAGGAAGT ATTCCTGTCGCCTCACAATCGACACAAACACAGTGAACAGAAACCTCAAACTGTCTGACAACAACAGGAAGGTGACCTTTGAGAAGGAGCTTCAGTCATATCCTGATCATCCAGACAGATTTGATCACAGATATCAGCTGCTGTGTAGAGATGGTCTGACTGGTCGCTGTTACTGGGAGGTTGAATGGAGAGGCCAAGTTACAATATCAGTGAGTTACAGAGGAATCAGAAGGGAAGGAGTTAGGAGTGACTGTTTCTTTGGGGAGAACAATCAGTCCTGGAGTCTGTTCTACTCTGATTCTGATGGTTTCTATGTCTGGCACGAtgacaaaaagacacaaatcttcccttcctcttcttcctcctcttcctctcacaGAGTAGCAGTGTATGTAGACTGTCCTGGTGGTGTTCTGTCCTTCTTCAGAGTTTCTAATGACTCACTGATCCACCTTCACACTTTCAACACCACATTCACTGAACCTCTTTACCCTGGATTTGGGCTCTGGTCTGATTCCTCAATGGTTCTGTGTTAA